In Streptomyces longhuiensis, the following proteins share a genomic window:
- a CDS encoding fumarate hydratase, with protein sequence MPEFAYTDLLPQGEDTTPYRLVTTEGVSTAEGPDGRTFLKVEPEALRKLAEEAIHDIQHYLRPAHLAQLRRIIDDPEASGNDKFVALDLLKNANIAAAGVLPMCQDTGTAIVMGKRGQNVITEGGDEAALSRGIYDAYKNLNLRYSQMAPLNMWDEKNTGSNLPAQIELYATDGGAYKFLIMAKGGGSANKSFLYQETKAVLNEGSMMKFLEEKIRSLGTAACPPYHLAIVVGGTSAEYALKTAKYASAHYLDEIPAEGSELGHGFRDKELEEKVFELTQKIGIGAQFGGKYFCHDVRVVRLPRHGASCPVAIAVSCSADRQAVAKITAEGVFLEQLETDPARFLPETTEETLSEGDEAGDVVKIDLNQPMDDILAALTKYPVKTRLSLTGPLVVARDIAHAKIKERLDAGEEMPQYLKDHPVYYAGPAKTPEGYASGSFGPTTAGRMDSYVEQFQAAGGSKVMLAKGNRSQQVTDACNAHGGFYLGSIGGPAARLAQDCIKKVEVVEYEELGMEAVWKIEVEDFPAFVVVDDKGNDFFKDPAPAPTFTSIPVRGPGLA encoded by the coding sequence ATGCCTGAGTTCGCGTACACCGATCTGCTCCCCCAGGGCGAGGACACCACCCCCTATCGCCTGGTGACCACGGAGGGTGTCTCGACCGCCGAGGGGCCGGACGGCCGTACGTTCCTGAAGGTCGAGCCGGAGGCGCTGCGCAAGCTCGCCGAAGAGGCGATCCACGACATCCAGCACTACCTGCGCCCGGCCCACCTCGCCCAGCTGCGCCGCATCATCGACGACCCGGAGGCGTCGGGCAACGACAAGTTCGTCGCGCTCGACCTGCTGAAGAACGCGAACATCGCGGCCGCCGGCGTGCTCCCCATGTGCCAGGACACCGGCACGGCGATCGTCATGGGCAAGCGCGGCCAGAACGTGATCACGGAGGGCGGCGACGAGGCGGCCCTCTCGCGCGGCATCTACGACGCGTACAAGAACCTGAACCTGCGCTACTCGCAGATGGCCCCGCTGAACATGTGGGACGAGAAGAACACCGGCTCGAACCTGCCGGCGCAGATCGAGCTGTACGCGACCGACGGCGGCGCCTACAAGTTCCTGATCATGGCCAAGGGCGGCGGCTCGGCCAACAAGTCCTTCCTCTACCAGGAGACGAAGGCGGTCCTCAACGAGGGCTCGATGATGAAGTTCCTGGAGGAGAAGATCCGTTCGCTCGGTACGGCGGCCTGCCCGCCCTACCACCTGGCGATCGTCGTCGGCGGCACGTCCGCCGAGTACGCGCTGAAGACCGCGAAGTACGCCTCCGCGCACTACCTGGACGAGATCCCCGCCGAGGGCTCCGAGCTCGGCCACGGCTTCCGTGACAAGGAGCTGGAGGAGAAGGTCTTCGAGCTGACGCAGAAGATCGGCATCGGCGCGCAGTTCGGCGGCAAGTACTTCTGCCACGACGTGCGCGTGGTGCGCCTGCCGCGGCACGGCGCGTCCTGCCCGGTCGCGATCGCCGTGTCCTGCTCGGCCGACCGCCAGGCCGTCGCGAAGATCACCGCCGAGGGTGTCTTCCTGGAGCAGCTGGAGACGGACCCGGCGCGCTTCCTGCCGGAGACGACGGAGGAGACCCTCAGCGAGGGCGACGAGGCCGGCGACGTCGTGAAGATCGACCTGAACCAGCCGATGGACGACATCCTCGCCGCGCTGACGAAGTACCCGGTCAAGACCCGCCTCTCCCTGACCGGCCCCCTGGTCGTGGCCCGCGACATCGCGCACGCCAAGATCAAGGAGCGCCTGGACGCGGGCGAGGAGATGCCGCAGTACCTGAAGGACCACCCGGTGTACTACGCGGGCCCGGCGAAGACCCCGGAGGGTTACGCGTCCGGTTCCTTCGGTCCGACGACGGCCGGCCGCATGGACTCCTACGTCGAGCAGTTCCAGGCGGCGGGCGGCTCGAAGGTCATGCTGGCCAAGGGCAACCGCTCGCAGCAGGTCACCGACGCGTGCAACGCTCACGGCGGCTTCTACCTCGGCTCGATCGGCGGCCCGGCCGCCCGTCTCGCGCAGGACTGCATCAAGAAGGTCGAGGTCGTCGAGTACGAGGAGCTCGGCATGGAAGCGGTCTGGAAGATCGAGGTCGAGGACTTCCCGGCGTTCGTCGTCGTGGACGACAAGGGCAACGACTTCTTCAAGGACCCGGCCCCGGCGCCCACGTTCACCAGCATCCCGGTGCGCGGCCCCGGTCTCGCGTAA